GTCCATAACAAGGTACAATTTACAGACCGAGAACTGATGAGTAATATTCAAAGAAAAAGAGGTTTTTGAAGGAGAGAAGGGAGGATACAACACTTTATATTGAGAAAGAGCAGTCACAATCATCAAATTTACTGACTTAATACACATAATTTCATACACATAATTTCAATGTCACAGTGTTAACCTATATGCAttgtataaatctcaaaataattacaaatatataaaatataaaatatttaatatgtaataatattttatatttttatatgtaatctTTTTAATGGTGCATTCAGTACTTTGGTGCGGTTAACACCCCTCCACCACCACCAATTATTTTGTAGACCACTCTATGAAACTTACATTTACACAAAACACGAGATATAGTTTATGCTCTGATTGTTATAATCTCTAATAACAGGATTTGACAGTTTAACAATACAGTGCTGAAATGATGCTTTATTTTACAGACTAACCTGCCGAAGTCTGTCCTCGTACCGTTGATCTGGTTCTAAAGGTTGCTTGTCTGGGACTGGCACTTTCCAGCGGTCCATTTCTGCCCTCAACTCTACACCATCTAACAGCACCACAGGGTCTAATGCATTGTTGTTTATTAGCTCCACCAGACACTCTTTATAATGTACCCTAAAAGTGAGCATAACATTTAAGAAAATCTCTTGAGTTTGTTGTACTTATGGAAGAACACAGTTCAGTGAATGATAAAGAATAAGTGTTCCTTACGTGCAGTAACCACTGTACTCTGGGAAACCTGGTCGTTCACATGGCTCCTCCTTCACAGCTCCTGATTCTTGGAACTCCATTACACCACAAATACCTACAAGGGACACATAAACATGTGACACATTTAAACTAGAGATGCAGCAAAATTAATCTTGTTATTGGAACACCAAAACTGAAAACAGTCAAAATGCTAATTAAACGTCACCAAATCTATTTAGGCGGGAACCAAAAGATTGCAATTTTGGATGAAAATATTCAGGTTCCAAcattttggtgcatcattaatcTGAACATACAATATTCAATACAATGTGAAAACAGAAGATGTACCTTTAGAGTGTCTCCCTGCTGTATTTTTTGGGCTGAACATGAGAGGATGTGATACCCCATAGTGctgaaaagataaataaaagtaGTTTAGCCGGTTTAACTGTGGCAGGGTATAATGGTGGCTTCCTGTTTATGCTAGACCACAGTAAAGAGGTCCGTCACCTGCAACAGGGTCCGTAGTCTCGGGACACTCCAGTCTCTCAGATGATATAGGCAGTTTCGAGGGTGATGAGCGTGTAACCCCTTAGCTCCGCACTCAGCAGAAAAAGTACAGGCCTGCAAGGACAGCATATGCTTATTAATTGATACAGAGCTCTGTGGTAACTATAATGACGACTGCTGAGAGAACTAAACTTACAGAGCCTTGCTTAAATGGCTGACTGCAGCCTCCGCAGAATTCATGCTGGCACTGAGTGCATTTGAAATGCAAACAGCCTCCTCTGGCCAGGAAGAAGCGAAATTTGCATTTTGGACAGTCTGAAAGGAGCAAGGAGAACGTTTCAACTTGGGAAAGTTCcaaaaagacattttgaacCAAGAACCTTCAGTGAGAGTTTTTGTTTTACCTATTTTGTTCCTGCTGAGAAGCTGCTCCAGCCTTGAGTTTTGGTACTCAGGGCTGTTGAGTTGCTCCCACTCTTTGAACTTCTGGCATGAGATTCCTTCATGCTGTGGAGCCCACTAGACAACAAACAACCAGATCAACAGCCTCCATCAATATGAGATTACAAGGACCAGCACAATGCAGGGGCTCAACAATAAGAATTGTTTAGTTCAGATGTTTACTTGTCTGGCCAACATTTTCAAAGAGCCAAATTCTACATTTTATTTCTAGAATGTTTGTTCAATATGTCCCAGAAACTATAACATTTATGTAATAATGTTATAGATTTTAGTaacatgtatttatgtatgcactgccattcaaaagcaCAGCAATATTGGGAAACATTacaatttagttgttttttcttcacattaaaaaaaaaaaaaaaaaacatttttaagagaacaaggctgcatttatttaatcaaaaaccataaaaatagtaatatcgtaaaacactgataataagaagaaatgtatcttgattgTAACAAAGTTGAAAACAATAAAGAAATGCCTTAactatcatttttaattaaaagtttacTTTTGATAAAATCTGATTGgcttcaaacttttgaaaagtagtgtaaatatttgttttcattaattgctaagttaatgaatgaatgaatgaggcatttatatagcgctttattgtgtattgcaatacacccaaagcgctttacaatcatgtgggggggtgGTCTCTCCTCAatcaccaccagtgtgcagcatccacctggatgatgcgacggcagccacaggacaacggcgccagtgcgttcaccacacaccagctacaggtggagaggagagagagtcatagagccaatcaagtggatggggattattgggaagccatgattgacaagggccagtggtgggaatctggccaggacaccagggttacacccctactctttacgatgagtgtcatgggatttttaatgaccacagagagtcaggacctcggtttaacgtctcatccgaaagacggtgcttttttttttacagtatagtgtccccgtcactatactggggcgttaggacccacacagactgcagggtgagcaccccctgctggcctcactaacacctcttccaacagcaacctagttttcccaggaggtctcccatccaggtactgaccaggctcagccctgcttagcttccatgggcaaccggtcttgggctgcagggtgatatgacTGTGGATAATATTGAGTTTTGAATACCAGCAAAGTATATAGCTTACATCACAGAACTTTATATGACAGATAAAAACCTCACACTTATGTTGTAAGACATAAAGCATATGATGTAAAGCATTGTTGTTTGTAAAAGGCAAAACCTACCGGCCTTTTACATTGAAAGCATGTGCTTTTCCCACAGCTAGGGCAATCCATCCTCAGCCTGTCTGCTTCATGAAGGAGCCCAAAGCAACACTAAAAAACAAAGAcaactttacaaaaatataaacagaCCTAAATCGCTATCATGGTCAGACCTGaaattatactgtataaaatatCTGCGAATAACAGAACTTACATGTGCACACCAACGGAAGTTGGGCATTTCCTGCAGTGCCTGGTCTCTGAGCTTCCTCTGGAAGAGCTCGTGGATCTGGGGGTCCAAATAATACCTGATCTACAGATACAAAATGACttacagttattaatattctataCTTAATTTCATAtggtcaaaataaataaaaaaaatcacgttTGGAGCTCCACACCTGTGTGTCGAGTAAACTGAAGTACTCCATAGACTCCTCCCTGCGGCCTCTTTGTACATCAGGAAGATTACAGAGGGGACACACAGCATGTACTATATTCTTCTCCTTAATGACAGAGGAGAAGTACTTCTTAAAACAGCTCTCACAGAATGTGCAAGAGCAGTGTGTCATGGTGAccatctgaaaaaagaaaagagaggcAGATACTACATTTAGGAATGAAAGAAAGCCTACTGTGCATCGTCCacatgtgtaaaataaaatgacattacTAATATCAGGGCTCAACAACAAGGATGGCTTATTTCTTAGTACCAGAGAGAAAgagttttatataaaatacaaaataaaatgtaatggcCCAGTGAAATACAACAGCAACTTCTGTTCTCCAAAAAGCATGaatcatattaatttaattatattctaataattaaatattataataatcaatatgatttttttaaataagtcacttattctattaaaaatacagtaaaaattaaattattattgttaaatattaccacaatttaaaatatctgctttctattttaatatattttacaatgtaattcaatcctgtgatggcaaagccaAATTTtagttactccagtcttcagtgtcacatgatccttctgaaatcattataatgtgccgaattggtgctcaagaaacatttttattttcaatgttgaaaacagttatgctgcttaatatttttttatggaaaatgtgacaatattttgtgacattacaaatatctttactgttactgttttgatcaaatgaatgcatccctcgctgaataaaagcattaatttcatttaaaaaaatcttactaaccccaaactttagaAAAGTAGTGTGTTAATTATTATCATCAAATAACGATAAAACCATATTATGCATAATAATTTGAGGTACATGTGGCTCCATATCTTTAGGTCaagaatacaattaatttattcTCACCCTGTTGAAGGAAACTTGCTCCTGGCATATAGGGCAATCATGGCAGAGATATTTCAGGGCAGAGGGGAGGTCTCGGCACGACTGCACTGCTTCCAGGACATCTGTGGAGCTGAAACTGCACCCTTCCAGACTCAAGATACTCCTAAACATCTCAGCTTTCTCACCTTGGACGCCACCTGGGATCTGACAGTAGGTTCTTTGTGTAGTGCAATCCTGTACAAAATGATTGAGTAAAAAAACGATGAAGGGCTATCCTGATCTGGCCTCCTCTTACCTCTATGTCTTCAAACCTCTTCAGCTGAATAGGAAATTGCTGCTCATTAACGGTAATCACCCTGTCAGGATGCCTCAGAACATGCTCTGCatctggaaaaataaaaaaagtcaacaCTAAACCTTTCATTGAAATAGTACATTTTTCTTTAGTGGAGGTTATCAGTGATGCCCCATAGTACCTCTCTGGTGTCTGAAGAGCACCCAGGCCTGGTCTGGCAGTGCTGCAGGGTACTTGACATCCAGAACTTCTCCGCCTGCATTCTGCCTCCGCTGGAAGAAGATAGTGAGCTTGTTCTTCATCTTGCTGGGCGAGACGCCCACAGGAAGCCTGCTCACCACCACCTTGTGACAGTCATCCACTAAGCCTGAATGAACTCCACCACCACAATCCTGCCACGCTCCTCCAGCATGATGAACATCTTCATGAAAAAATTAAAGTCTGTTTTAGTTCAGTGTAACATCTGCATTGTGTAATAATCATTTACATGCTACGCTGAAcatatgtttaatacatatgtttttaaattcagATAATGAAAAGTACATCCAgcaactgtttgcactacaaaccagtgtgttcataattaagataatacattaatataatgaGACCAGAAgttagacccatagaatttactaACGGCCGCGCCGATTTTTACGGCAAAAAAAAGGTGGATAGATCCAGTGAAACTACTGGATGATTCCTGTGTTAATGTATTTCCGACTGGATTTGTGTGGAACATATTTGAGCTGCTTGATTTGTTACTTTCTAATCTGCGAATGATGGTACAGAAGGCAACATTTGGGTTCCGTTAGTAAAATCCTATTGATTTTCTCCATAGGGTAATTGATTTTTAACAATGCCTTATAAACTGTTTAAGAAAGACCTGCATTGAGCTTTAAGGTCCTCATTCGAAAGTATATGCATTTGTTAAAGCCATCAAACGGCATTAAAACAGGCAATGAAAAACTACCTGACCTGTGATTCTACAAATAAATAGGCACCAATCAGACAATTGCAACAAGCAAATCATGTTGAAGGAACTCTTTAGTCTCTAATCTCTATGGAACAAAAAAATACTTCTGAACCAAGGCTGCTAAAAAAGTGGGCGAGCACTGTTGAACTCTTGAACCCTTGTTATGAAAAGGACATTTTCATTGTAGAGATCATTTGACTGAACAAAAATATGTAGATAAAtggtatttttttagtttagagAAAGGTTCTTTTAGGGAAAAATGATAAATGCAAACACTGGCAAGTTAATTTTGTCTCCCCAAAACTTTTTTTACTTGCTTCATGAagtctttaaaaacactgttaaatgatGTGTTATTTACCTCTCTCCCTGTTGCTCAACTGGTACATGTTGACAACTCTTTGTAATTGAAGGCTTTTGAACTGGTCATCTATGTCATCAACATTAGAAGCATTGCTGGTGGGAGCTGAAGCAGAGATAAtccttaattaattaaaaaaaattaagaagggtgttttaaaatattacagctgaataatttttgaaaaaccaaaaacataTTACCTGAGGCAGGAGAAATAAATGGGTTTGTTTGGTGGTTAGCTTCCAAAGCTTGTGCACCAAATGTGATCCCGAAATCCAGCAGCTCTTGCGTGTATGATCTCCTTACCCCGCTCATCTCTATTTCACTGGCTTGATTCAGGCTCATCTGGGACTTTGTACTCTTGGGTAGgcctaggaaaaaaaaaaaaaaacttatggtTAGCCAGGAATAGAAAATGAAAGTCTCAAACTATTTATGGCACTAAACCAATAAATTTAAACACTGTATTAGATCAGCATGCTTTCTGCTTCCAAGATGGAGATTTCAGCTTTGTCTACCACCAACCCCACTAAAGATCATAGATTCACACGTGATCTGACACACTCAGCTGTGGTGATCATTTTtcgttaactaaaataaaacaaattttaactgaaataaaataaaatctaaaaagaaatgtataataataataataataataataataaaaaaaacaacttaaactTCCTTTATGAGAAATCTTATGAGATGTGTTGCTTTGGCATATAGCTGAAaaaaaggcaacatttctcattttcatttacatcaacttgatgtact
This portion of the Onychostoma macrolepis isolate SWU-2019 chromosome 02, ASM1243209v1, whole genome shotgun sequence genome encodes:
- the si:dkey-181m9.8 gene encoding uncharacterized protein si:dkey-181m9.8 isoform X2 gives rise to the protein MSRVTADLEYQTLLGCNYCYPNEVLDDVKDVSADFPHLQLYVDYYLYPNNDKKKLVYLGGTVPVTYEGATYNIPVCIWIHETHPKNPPRCFVCPSPSMIINAKSSNVDANGRVLLHCLSNWKIGWSNLSIVLEEMIAAFKRETPLFATYPVRTPPINSQEKHLPAELVVQPNPVSSYGSWPHTGSSSVQKMSTAQHGASKSSVPQHASNSLPKSTKSQMSLNQASEIEMSGVRRSYTQELLDFGITFGAQALEANHQTNPFISPASAPTSNASNVDDIDDQFKSLQLQRVVNMYQLSNRERDVHHAGGAWQDCGGGVHSGLVDDCHKVVVSRLPVGVSPSKMKNKLTIFFQRRQNAGGEVLDVKYPAALPDQAWVLFRHQRDAEHVLRHPDRVITVNEQQFPIQLKRFEDIEIPGGVQGEKAEMFRSILSLEGCSFSSTDVLEAVQSCRDLPSALKYLCHDCPICQEQVSFNRMVTMTHCSCTFCESCFKKYFSSVIKEKNIVHAVCPLCNLPDVQRGRREESMEYFSLLDTQIRYYLDPQIHELFQRKLRDQALQEMPNFRWCAHCCFGLLHEADRLRMDCPSCGKSTCFQCKRPWAPQHEGISCQKFKEWEQLNSPEYQNSRLEQLLSRNKIDCPKCKFRFFLARGGCLHFKCTQCQHEFCGGCSQPFKQGSACTFSAECGAKGLHAHHPRNCLYHLRDWSVPRLRTLLQHYGVSHPLMFSPKNTAGRHSKGICGVMEFQESGAVKEEPCERPGFPEYSGYCTPCGAVRWCRVEGRNGPLESASPRQATFRTRSTVRGQTSADPKTEGWSDQRGSYWIEGSCSTHTVPLFSSCGWSSMVLHVKPGRS
- the si:dkey-181m9.8 gene encoding uncharacterized protein si:dkey-181m9.8 isoform X1, which encodes MSRVTADLEYQTLLGCNYCYPNEVLDDVKDVSADFPHLQLYVDYYLYPNNDKKKLVYLGGTVPVTYEGATYNIPVCIWIHETHPKNPPRCFVCPSPSMIINAKSSNVDANGRVLLHCLSNWKIGWSNLSIVLEEMIAAFKRETPLFATYPVRTPPINSQEKHLPAELVVQPNPVSSYGSWPHTGSSSVQKMSTAQHGASKSSVPQHASNSLPKSTKSQMSLNQASEIEMSGVRRSYTQELLDFGITFGAQALEANHQTNPFISPASAPTSNASNVDDIDDQFKSLQLQRVVNMYQLSNRERDVHHAGGAWQDCGGGVHSGLVDDCHKVVVSRLPVGVSPSKMKNKLTIFFQRRQNAGGEVLDVKYPAALPDQAWVLFRHQRDAEHVLRHPDRVITVNEQQFPIQLKRFEDIEIPGGVQGEKAEMFRSILSLEGCSFSSTDVLEAVQSCRDLPSALKYLCHDCPICQEQVSFNRMVTMTHCSCTFCESCFKKYFSSVIKEKNIVHAVCPLCNLPDVQRGRREESMEYFSLLDTQIRYYLDPQIHELFQRKLRDQALQEMPNFRWCAHCCFGLLHEADRLRMDCPSCGKSTCFQCKRPWAPQHEGISCQKFKEWEQLNSPEYQNSRLEQLLSRNKIDCPKCKFRFFLARGGCLHFKCTQCQHEFCGGCSQPFKQGSACTFSAECGAKGLHAHHPRNCLYHLRDWSVPRLRTLLQHYGVSHPLMFSPKNTAGRHSKGICGVMEFQESGAVKEEPCERPGFPEYSGYCTVHYKECLVELINNNALDPVVLLDGVELRAEMDRWKVPVPDKQPLEPDQRYEDRLRQILKQRVGPTSGAATGLRAAAPPTPSPSSPPAAGAPWFSMLSRAVPEDSQQLLLLTD